Proteins encoded by one window of Ignavibacteriales bacterium:
- a CDS encoding type II toxin-antitoxin system HicA family toxin: MKIPRDVSAVDLIKRLEKIGYSITRQKGSHIRLTKQSGSEQFHITIPNHDQLKIGTLNNILNSLSINENITKDELIKLLFT, from the coding sequence GTGAAAATCCCAAGAGATGTTTCCGCCGTTGATTTAATAAAAAGACTTGAAAAAATCGGATATTCTATAACCCGACAAAAAGGCAGTCACATTAGATTAACTAAGCAGTCTGGTTCAGAACAATTTCATATAACAATTCCAAATCACGATCAATTAAAAATTGGAACTCTAAACAACATTCTTAATTCTCTTTCCATAAATGAAAATATTACAAAGGATGAATTAATAAAACTTTTATTTACATAG
- a CDS encoding T9SS type A sorting domain-containing protein has translation MGIRNWGKVGFVNGNGNSNSPKEYSFIDKNVLNGNYSYRLKQIDNDGQYKYSGEIEVDVNILPIEFSLSQNYPNPFNPSTTLKYSLPNTSNVELRIYDLLGREVKTLVSGYQSAGYKEIVWDGRNNTDEQVSSGIYIYKLTASSIETEIVIEKSAKLVLMK, from the coding sequence TTGGGAATTAGAAATTGGGGAAAAGTTGGTTTTGTAAACGGTAACGGCAATAGTAACTCGCCAAAAGAATATTCTTTTATTGATAAAAATGTTTTAAACGGAAATTATTCTTACCGCTTAAAACAAATTGATAATGACGGACAGTATAAATACTCCGGTGAAATTGAAGTAGATGTAAATATTTTGCCAATTGAATTTTCTTTATCGCAGAACTATCCTAATCCATTCAATCCATCAACAACACTAAAGTACTCTTTACCAAATACATCAAATGTTGAATTGAGAATTTATGACTTGTTGGGAAGAGAAGTTAAAACATTAGTATCTGGTTATCAGTCTGCTGGTTATAAAGAAATTGTTTGGGATGGAAGAAATAACACTGATGAACAAGTTTCAAGTGGAATATATATTTATAAACTTACAGCATCATCAATCGAAACTGAAATAGTAATTGAGAAAAGCGCAAAGTTGGTTTTAATGAAATAG
- a CDS encoding tetratricopeptide repeat protein, with protein MKNRIYAIGLLLIIFVLFANVSFSQSLRSLVNDGVEKYKDKKFPDSEVNFKKGLEKAPDNFNAKFNLGDALYKQQRYDEAIKSYQQALQMSKDNESKAKTFHNIGNSLLKSEKVQESVDAYKNSLKLNPKDEETKYNLSYALNKLKQQKENKQQDKNKDKNDKKDQNKNQKDQDKQDQNKDKKDQQNQNQNKDQQSQQDNTKQQDKQNQQAKQDKNKMSKEEAQRILNALKNNEQDLQKKLRKFAGKRVATSKDW; from the coding sequence ATGAAAAATAGAATTTACGCAATCGGCTTGTTGTTAATAATCTTTGTGTTGTTTGCCAATGTTTCTTTTTCCCAAAGTTTAAGAAGTCTTGTTAACGATGGTGTGGAAAAATATAAAGATAAAAAATTTCCGGATTCTGAAGTCAATTTTAAAAAAGGATTAGAGAAAGCACCGGATAACTTTAACGCAAAGTTTAATCTTGGCGATGCACTTTACAAACAACAGCGATACGATGAAGCAATTAAATCCTACCAGCAGGCGTTGCAAATGTCCAAAGATAATGAGTCTAAAGCAAAAACTTTTCATAACATTGGAAACTCATTACTAAAATCGGAAAAGGTACAGGAAAGTGTTGATGCCTATAAAAATTCATTGAAGCTGAATCCCAAGGATGAAGAAACTAAGTATAATCTTTCTTATGCGTTGAATAAGTTAAAACAACAAAAAGAAAATAAACAACAGGATAAGAATAAAGACAAGAACGATAAGAAGGATCAAAACAAAAACCAGAAAGATCAGGATAAACAGGACCAGAATAAGGACAAAAAAGATCAGCAGAATCAAAATCAGAATAAGGACCAACAATCCCAACAGGATAATACTAAGCAGCAGGATAAACAAAATCAGCAGGCAAAGCAGGATAAGAATAAAATGTCTAAGGAAGAAGCACAGCGCATTCTTAATGCACTAAAAAATAATGAACAGGATTTGCAAAAGAAACTTAGGAAGTTTGCAGGAAAGCGGGTAGCAACTTCTAAAGACTGGTAA
- a CDS encoding BatD family protein, translating to MIEKKKIFFIILITFIINYNLAAQSFTASVNSTSVGSNEPFEISFQFNGDEINSLRNFHAPDFMNFKVISGPNQSTSMQIINGSVSASLSYSFYVTASALGNFTIGSASIDYKGKTYKTEPIKINVIKGTAPQSQQQQKQQQNNAQVNTKNIAENVFIKAFADRQKVYKGEQVTVTYKLYTRLDISSPQISKLPQYQGFWAEEIESPNRIFFTTEVVNGKQYRVATLKKAALFPTQTGQLSVTPFELTIPVVIPKQRRRGDIFDEFFNDPFFNQGQTVDYKATSNTLRVDVLPLPSSNIPASFHGAVGDFSFKASVDKNNVKMNEPFTLKLFVSGTGNISLLDLPEITLPAGLEKYEPKTNDQINRSGRISGQKVVEYLIVPRAMGKKEIAPIEFSYFNPSNNKYYTVSSQTFNLNVEKGDGTYGEGVAGFNKEDVKLLGEDIRFIKTTSDDLVKKGDYTYLKFWFWAITLLPLIAFVGLIAWKKREDELSGNVQLMKFHRAEKIARNRLKTAKKSFDTHNQQVFYSDISQALFGYLEDKLKIPKADFSIDRAIEALRDNNISEEFVAEVRNSVETCEFARFAPQSDGQATMQEMYERASKIIIEFEKNLVTKNKLK from the coding sequence ATGATAGAAAAGAAAAAAATATTTTTTATAATTTTAATAACGTTTATAATAAACTACAATCTGGCGGCACAATCATTTACGGCTTCAGTAAACAGTACGTCTGTGGGATCGAATGAACCTTTCGAAATTTCTTTCCAGTTTAATGGAGACGAAATTAACAGTCTTAGAAATTTCCATGCACCGGATTTTATGAATTTCAAGGTTATCTCCGGACCAAACCAATCTACAAGCATGCAGATAATTAATGGTTCAGTTTCTGCTTCTTTAAGTTATTCATTTTACGTAACCGCTTCGGCTTTAGGTAATTTTACAATCGGTTCAGCATCTATCGATTACAAGGGAAAGACGTATAAGACAGAACCAATAAAAATAAATGTTATTAAAGGTACTGCACCTCAATCACAGCAACAGCAGAAACAACAACAAAACAATGCACAGGTAAATACAAAGAATATTGCCGAGAATGTTTTCATTAAAGCATTTGCGGATAGACAGAAAGTTTATAAAGGGGAGCAGGTTACAGTTACTTATAAACTTTACACACGGTTAGATATTTCTTCTCCGCAAATTTCAAAGTTACCGCAATACCAGGGTTTTTGGGCAGAAGAAATAGAATCGCCAAATAGAATTTTCTTTACAACTGAAGTTGTTAATGGAAAGCAATACAGAGTTGCAACTTTGAAAAAAGCTGCTTTGTTCCCCACCCAAACAGGGCAGCTATCAGTTACACCATTTGAACTTACGATTCCTGTGGTTATTCCAAAGCAGCGCCGGCGCGGTGATATTTTTGATGAGTTCTTTAATGATCCATTTTTTAACCAGGGACAAACAGTTGATTACAAAGCTACGTCAAACACTTTAAGAGTAGATGTTCTGCCTCTTCCATCTTCAAATATCCCGGCTTCTTTCCACGGTGCAGTAGGCGATTTTTCATTCAAAGCTTCTGTTGATAAAAATAATGTTAAGATGAATGAACCTTTTACATTGAAATTATTTGTTTCCGGAACTGGAAACATTAGTCTGCTGGATTTACCAGAAATTACTTTGCCCGCCGGGCTTGAAAAGTATGAACCAAAAACCAATGATCAGATAAATAGAAGTGGTAGAATTTCCGGGCAGAAAGTTGTTGAGTATTTAATTGTACCACGGGCGATGGGTAAAAAGGAAATTGCACCGATTGAGTTTTCGTACTTCAACCCATCCAATAACAAATATTATACAGTAAGCTCTCAGACTTTTAATCTAAATGTTGAAAAGGGTGATGGAACTTACGGTGAGGGTGTGGCTGGATTCAATAAGGAGGATGTTAAACTTCTTGGCGAGGATATAAGATTTATAAAAACTACTTCTGATGATTTAGTAAAAAAAGGTGATTATACATATCTCAAATTTTGGTTCTGGGCAATTACATTGCTTCCATTAATTGCTTTTGTTGGCTTAATTGCATGGAAAAAGAGAGAAGATGAATTATCAGGTAATGTGCAATTGATGAAATTCCATCGGGCAGAAAAAATTGCACGGAATAGATTAAAAACAGCCAAGAAATCTTTTGATACACATAACCAGCAAGTTTTTTATTCCGATATTTCTCAGGCGCTATTCGGTTATCTTGAAGATAAATTGAAAATTCCCAAAGCTGATTTTTCAATTGATCGGGCAATTGAAGCTTTAAGAGATAATAATATTTCTGAAGAGTTTGTTGCAGAGGTGAGGAATTCAGTTGAGACTTGTGAATTTGCACGATTTGCTCCACAGAGCGATGGACAGGCTACGATGCAGGAAATGTATGAACGGGCTTCCAAAATTATTATTGAATTTGAAAAGAATCTTGTTACAAAGAATAAATTGAAATGA
- a CDS encoding 2-oxoisovalerate dehydrogenase, with the protein MNNEIMFIIEESLEGGYEAKALGYSIFTEAENLVELRKNIKEAIACHFEISEMPKLIRLHYIKEEVMAA; encoded by the coding sequence ATGAATAATGAAATTATGTTTATTATTGAAGAATCATTAGAAGGTGGATACGAAGCTAAAGCCTTAGGTTATTCAATTTTTACCGAGGCTGAGAATTTAGTTGAACTTAGAAAAAATATTAAGGAAGCAATTGCCTGTCATTTCGAGATTTCAGAAATGCCAAAATTGATAAGGCTTCATTACATTAAAGAAGAGGTAATGGCAGCGTGA